The following are encoded together in the Bubalus kerabau isolate K-KA32 ecotype Philippines breed swamp buffalo chromosome 3, PCC_UOA_SB_1v2, whole genome shotgun sequence genome:
- the LOC129645921 gene encoding uncharacterized protein LOC129645921 isoform X16, whose protein sequence is MDEHIAITVLDRLPLFPVSCYEERYSADFVCLQRITSTVTCRPHLAPRLSAAREGVSSSPLPSESWLDSLPPAKKLSLEVSTRLYTTSPPSEGPGQYPAGILTSPPRAPSLRSFPGPLILSAGAQCPPLSP, encoded by the exons ATGGATGAACA CATTGCCATCACTGTTCTCGACAGGCTACCATTATTTCCGGTCTCTTGTTATGAAGAACGCTACAGTGCAGATTTTGTGT GCCTCCAGCGAATCACCTCGACTGTGACCTGCCGTCCTCATCTGGCCCCACGTTTGTCAGCTGCAAGGGAAGGAGTCTCTTCCTCCCCGCTGCCCTCCGAGTCCTG GTTAGATTCTCTGCCTCCTGCCAAAAAGTTAAGCTTGGAGGTCAGCACCAGACTGTACACCACGTCACCTCCCTCCGAGGGCCCTGGCCAATACCCGGCTGGCATTCTGACTTCCCCACCTCGAGCACCCAGTTTGAGGTCCTTCCCAGGCCCTCTCATCCTCTCTGCTGGAGCCCAGTGTCCACCCCTCTCCCCCTGA
- the LOC129645921 gene encoding uncharacterized protein LOC129645921 isoform X8, translating into MDEHIAITVLDRLPLFPVSCYEERYSADFVSCQAPLSMGFSRHEYCSGLPCPPPGDLPDPEIEAPSLTSPALPGVNTAPAAILHIGAWGSPQHSPSPDRPPANHLDCDLPSSSGPTFVSCKGRSLFLPAALRVLVRFSASCQKVKLGGQHQTVHHVTSLRGPWPIPGWHSDFPTSSTQFEVLPRPSHPLCWSPVSTPLPLRPPPAPVS; encoded by the exons ATGGATGAACA CATTGCCATCACTGTTCTCGACAGGCTACCATTATTTCCGGTCTCTTGTTATGAAGAACGCTACAGTGCAGATTTTGTGT cctgccaggctcctctgtccatgggattctccaggcacgaatactgcagtgggttgccatgccctccgccaggggatcttcctgacccagagatcgaagccccatctctgacatctcctgcattg CCCGGGGTAAACACCGCCCCTGCAGCCATTCTCCACATTGGGGCCTGGGGCAGCCCACAGCACAGCCCTTCTCCAGACAGGCCTCCAGCGAATCACCTCGACTGTGACCTGCCGTCCTCATCTGGCCCCACGTTTGTCAGCTGCAAGGGAAGGAGTCTCTTCCTCCCCGCTGCCCTCCGAGTCCTG GTTAGATTCTCTGCCTCCTGCCAAAAAGTTAAGCTTGGAGGTCAGCACCAGACTGTACACCACGTCACCTCCCTCCGAGGGCCCTGGCCAATACCCGGCTGGCATTCTGACTTCCCCACCTCGAGCACCCAGTTTGAGGTCCTTCCCAGGCCCTCTCATCCTCTCTGCTGGAGCCCAGTGTCCACCCCTCTCCCCCTGAGACCCCCTCCTGCCCCAGTTTCCTGA